In Drosophila nasuta strain 15112-1781.00 chromosome 2R, ASM2355853v1, whole genome shotgun sequence, a single genomic region encodes these proteins:
- the LOC132787465 gene encoding golgin-84, translating into MSSWITGLADKAENILNKIDQNAATALHTDAAPNLDAMKKSLTSNTQSLTTAISPAKRPSSSHSSTPMTLSMVGNSASSAKSEGAHIVTTELRQKLPTSASFSIGSDVGSNMDTHELAAFKIALSEITGERDELRLRLEELNRDSENLGLKQRAQELEHLTQTLSEERDKAVHDLNEAQSAHMAYVHSISELESNLAKLQQEYVSTAQKLQMQIKETDQQRTELQEYRTKAQRALQAKDALIAELKANPTKEGDGTELTNKDSESRFLQIEYDALKQELQHANEEQQTLRLQLDGYIAQERQHELDIGVARQREQTLAKELRTAREHNVAIESEQRMLTQELSSLRQQMSNQMASAATRLQEKEQQLQQQRQQLSESDASNAKTDYENRLKALTQSLVERQGLLERVTSERNALRLQHENMQQQIQQNMHAIEMGHQRNSGSSRSTLLSNSTDDVKAQFPLLMHPSPFDNRVARRFKRALRHADSVGIRVGAFLRRYPMMRIGMILYVALLHLWVMFVLLSTTPN; encoded by the exons ATGTCGTCATGGATAACAGGATTGGCAGATAAGGCAGagaatatattgaataaaatcgATCAAAATGCTGCTACCGCTTTGCACACTGATGCTGCGCCCAATTTGGATGCAATGAAGAAAAGTTTAACCAGCAACACACAATCCTTGACAACAGCAATATCTCCCGCTAAGCGCCctagcagcagccacagcagcactCCCATGACCTTATCCATGGTGGGCAATAGTGCATCTAGTGCCAAGAGCGAGGGTGCTCATATAGTGACCACGGAGCTGCGGCAAAAATTACCTACTTCAGCAAGTTTTTCTATTGGCAGCGACGTTGGAAGCAACATGGATACACACGAGTTGGCGGCATTCAAGATTGCACTCAGTGAAATCACAGGAGAGCGTGATGAGTTGCGACTGCGTCTGGAGGAGCTCAATCGCGACAGCGAGAACTTGGGTTTAAAGCAACGCGCACAAGAACTGGAGCACCTGACACAAACATTGTCAGAAGAGCGTGATAAAGCTGTGCATGACTTGAACGAGGCGCAATCAGCACACATGGCATATGTGCACTCCATCTCGGAATTGGAATCCAATCTGGCCAAGCTTCAGCAGGAGTACGTGAGCACAGCGCAGAAGCTACAAATGCAGATCAAGGAAACAGATCAACAGCGCACCGAGCTGCAAGAGTATCGCACCAAAGCACAGCGAGCACTGCAAGCCAAGGATGCGCTAATCGCCGAGCTGAAGGCGAATCCCACAAAAGAAGGCGATGGCACCGAGTTGACTAATAAGGACAGCGAATCGCGCTTTTTGCAAATCGAATATGACGCCCTAAAACAGGAGTTGCAGCATGCCAACGAAGAGCAGCAGACACTGCGTCTTCAGCTCGATGGCTACATCGCCCAAGAGAGGCAACATGAGCTGGACATTGGTGTCGCCCGTCAACGTGAACAAACTCTAGCCAAAGAGTTGCGCACGGCCCGGGAGCACAACGTTGCCATCGAGTCTGAGCAACGCATGCTCACCCAGGAGTTATCGTCGCTGCGCCAACAGATGAGCAATCAAATGGCTTCGGCAGCCACGCGATTGCAGGAGAAagagcagcaattgcaacagcagcgccagcaACTCAGCGAGTCCGATGCTTCCAATGCTAAAACTGACTACGAGAATCGTCTTAAGGCACTCACACAATCGCTGGTCGAGCGTCAAGGGTTGCTGGAACGCGTCACATCTGAACGCAATGCACTGCGCCTGCAGCACGAGAATATGCAGCAACAGATTCAACAGAACATGCATGCCATTGAGATGGGGCATCAACGGAACAGCGGCAGTTCACGCAGCACGCTGCTCTCGAACAGCACAGATGATG TCAAGGCACAGTTTCCCCTACTCATGCATCCAAGTCCCTTTGACAATCGTGTTGCCCGTCGTTTTAAGCGTGCTCTGCGTCATGCCGACTCTGTGGGCATAAGGGTGGGTGCGTTTCTACGTCGTTATCCCATGATGCGTATTGGCATGATTCTCTATGTGGCATTGCTGCATCTGTGGGTCATGTTTGTGCTACTCTCAACGACACCCAACTAA